The Lentzea guizhouensis genome contains a region encoding:
- a CDS encoding aminoglycoside phosphotransferase family protein translates to MITVPEGFGLELGEGAPEWVAKLPSIATKACARWRLTPDGALMHGFCAVVLPVRRPDGHPAVLKLTWIDHETEHEPIALRLYDGNGAVKLLDHDAELGALLLERLDQHSLDDEPIDLAIGVIGDLLRRHKHLQAPDGFRRFRDTLQDHPAIPSKLVDAAREVAQRTMGTTLVNEDLHYENVLRGDREPWLVIDPKPLSGDPEYCMIPLLWNRFDEMDGPKGLTDRFLAVCDAGELDVAKARDWTLHRAVANWIWCLEEGLDEMAVVCAEIARWAVRS, encoded by the coding sequence ATGATCACCGTGCCGGAGGGCTTCGGCCTGGAACTCGGTGAAGGCGCGCCGGAATGGGTCGCCAAGCTCCCGAGCATCGCCACCAAGGCGTGCGCGCGCTGGCGGCTCACCCCGGACGGCGCGCTGATGCACGGCTTCTGCGCCGTCGTGCTCCCGGTCCGCCGGCCGGACGGGCACCCGGCCGTGCTCAAGCTGACCTGGATCGACCACGAGACCGAGCACGAACCCATCGCGCTGCGGCTCTACGACGGCAACGGCGCGGTCAAGCTGCTCGACCACGACGCGGAGCTGGGCGCGTTGCTGCTGGAACGCCTCGACCAGCACTCGCTCGACGACGAGCCGATCGACCTGGCGATCGGCGTGATCGGCGACCTGCTGCGCCGCCACAAGCACCTGCAGGCGCCCGACGGCTTCCGCAGGTTCCGGGACACCCTGCAGGACCACCCCGCCATTCCGTCGAAGCTGGTCGACGCGGCGCGTGAAGTGGCCCAGCGCACGATGGGCACCACGCTCGTCAACGAGGACCTGCACTACGAGAACGTGCTGCGCGGCGACCGGGAACCGTGGCTGGTGATCGACCCGAAGCCGCTGTCCGGTGATCCGGAGTACTGCATGATTCCGTTGCTGTGGAACAGGTTCGACGAAATGGACGGGCCCAAGGGCCTCACCGACCGGTTCCTCGCCGTGTGCGACGCGGGCGAGCTGGACGTGGCGAAGGCGCGTGACTGGACGTTGCACCGCGCGGTGGCGAACTGGATCTGGTGCCTGGAGGAAGGCCTCGACGAGATGGCTGTGGTCTGCGCCGAGATCGCTCGGTGGGCGGTCAGGTCCTGA
- a CDS encoding O-methyltransferase yields the protein MTPESALREYVEQYLPEDDVHLEARARGEQLGCVPIGAGGGAALRFLATALQAKAVVEIGTGAGTSGLYLLSGMPKSGVLTSIDVAPEHQRAAREAYAAAGISPSRTRLIMGKALEVLPRLTDAAYDLVFVDAYKPEYPQYLEHGVRMLRPGGVIAFDNVLWHGKVVDPKVKDESTQAMREIARSCRDDPRLVPVILPLGDGLLVAARRP from the coding sequence GTGACCCCGGAATCGGCCCTGCGGGAGTACGTCGAGCAGTACCTCCCCGAGGACGACGTGCACCTCGAAGCGCGCGCACGCGGCGAACAGCTGGGCTGCGTGCCCATCGGCGCGGGCGGCGGCGCCGCCCTCAGGTTCCTCGCGACCGCCCTGCAGGCGAAGGCGGTCGTGGAGATCGGGACGGGCGCGGGCACCAGCGGCCTCTACCTGCTCTCCGGCATGCCCAAATCCGGCGTGCTGACGTCGATCGACGTCGCCCCCGAACACCAGCGCGCCGCCCGCGAGGCCTACGCGGCCGCCGGCATCTCGCCGTCGCGGACCCGCCTGATCATGGGCAAGGCGCTGGAGGTCCTCCCCCGCCTCACCGACGCGGCCTACGACCTGGTCTTCGTCGACGCCTACAAGCCGGAGTACCCGCAGTACCTCGAACACGGGGTGCGGATGCTGCGGCCGGGCGGCGTCATCGCGTTCGACAACGTGCTGTGGCACGGCAAGGTCGTCGACCCGAAGGTCAAGGACGAGTCGACCCAGGCGATGCGGGAGATCGCGCGCTCGTGCCGGGACGACCCGCGCCTGGTGCCGGTGATCCTGCCGCTGGGTGACGGCCTCCTGGTCGCCGCCCGCCGTCCCTAG
- a CDS encoding NUDIX hydrolase, which yields MITVVGLVHVEAGRLLVVRSRNKKAFYLPGGKIEPGETPGEALRREVREELGVEADRPEVLQRYVAPAYGEGEGAMVDMTCFTATLHGTPQPTGEIAELTWVTRDEYRAHVETAPAIHEVLADLVEAGHVRP from the coding sequence GTGATCACCGTGGTGGGACTTGTGCACGTCGAGGCCGGCCGCCTCCTCGTTGTGCGCTCACGCAACAAGAAGGCCTTCTACCTCCCCGGCGGCAAGATCGAGCCAGGCGAGACGCCCGGTGAAGCGCTTCGCAGAGAGGTTCGCGAGGAGCTCGGCGTCGAGGCCGACCGGCCGGAGGTCCTCCAGCGCTACGTCGCCCCGGCCTACGGCGAGGGTGAGGGCGCGATGGTCGACATGACCTGCTTCACGGCGACGTTGCACGGCACCCCGCAGCCGACCGGGGAGATCGCCGAGCTGACCTGGGTCACGCGCGACGAGTACCGCGCGCACGTCGAGACGGCGCCCGCGATCCACGAGGTGCTCGCCGACCTGGTCGAGGCCGGGCACGTCAGGCCGTGA
- a CDS encoding MarR family winged helix-turn-helix transcriptional regulator, whose product MPESGSSRLPTRVELGVWRSFLRAHARITRVLETELIAEQRLSLAAYDVLVQLAEAPSTRMRMTELADAVLLSRSGVTRLVDRLERAGLVGRERADGDGRGIVAVLTPLGAERLRSASATHLAGVAEHFGESFGPGELEAFGRTCDRLAADDVFP is encoded by the coding sequence GTGCCGGAATCGGGTAGTTCCCGGTTGCCCACCCGTGTCGAGCTCGGGGTGTGGCGATCGTTCCTCCGCGCGCATGCACGGATCACGCGGGTCCTCGAGACCGAACTGATTGCTGAGCAGCGCCTTTCGCTCGCGGCGTACGACGTGCTGGTTCAACTGGCCGAGGCGCCTTCCACGCGCATGCGCATGACCGAACTCGCCGACGCCGTCCTGCTGTCCCGCTCCGGCGTGACCCGCCTCGTGGACCGGCTGGAACGGGCTGGGCTCGTCGGGCGGGAACGCGCCGACGGTGACGGACGCGGCATCGTGGCCGTGCTCACACCGCTCGGTGCCGAACGCCTCCGCAGCGCCTCCGCCACCCACCTGGCGGGCGTGGCCGAGCACTTCGGCGAGAGTTTCGGACCCGGTGAGCTGGAGGCCTTCGGTCGCACCTGCGACCGGCTGGCCGCGGACGACGTCTTCCCGTGA
- the glgC gene encoding glucose-1-phosphate adenylyltransferase, which translates to MKGQPHVLGIVLAGGEGKRLWPLTADRAKPAVPFGGNYRLVDFVLSNLVNAGLAKLCVLTQYKSHSLDRHISTTWRLSNVLGQYVTPVPAQQRLGPRWYTGSADAIFQSLNLVHDEKPDHVVIFGADHVYRMDPAQMISQHVESGAAVTVAGIRVPRTEAKAFGCIDSDASGKITRFLEKPSEPPHVPDDPDVTFASMGNYVFTTEALLDALRGDALNPDSDHDMGGDIIPMLVDRGKAHVYDFQDNEVPGATDRDRGYWRDVGTIDAYYDAHMDLVSVHPIFNLYNQLWPIRTATPPLPPAKFIAGGSAEDSMVGPGSIISGKIHGSVISSDVTVEVGSVVQGSVLLPGVRIGKGAVVRRAILDKNVVVPDGALIGVDAPMDRERYTVSASGVTVLGKGVRAY; encoded by the coding sequence GTGAAGGGGCAGCCGCACGTTCTCGGAATTGTGCTTGCCGGTGGTGAAGGCAAGCGCCTCTGGCCGTTGACGGCCGACCGCGCGAAACCGGCTGTGCCCTTCGGGGGCAACTACCGGCTGGTCGACTTCGTGCTGTCGAACCTGGTCAACGCCGGGCTCGCGAAGCTCTGCGTGCTGACGCAGTACAAGTCGCACTCGCTGGACCGCCACATCTCGACGACGTGGCGCCTGTCCAATGTGCTCGGTCAGTACGTGACCCCGGTCCCGGCGCAGCAACGCCTGGGCCCCCGCTGGTACACCGGCTCGGCCGACGCGATCTTCCAGTCGCTGAACCTCGTCCACGACGAGAAGCCGGACCACGTCGTCATCTTCGGTGCCGACCACGTGTACCGGATGGACCCGGCGCAGATGATCTCGCAGCACGTCGAGTCGGGCGCGGCCGTGACCGTCGCCGGCATCCGCGTGCCGCGCACCGAGGCCAAGGCCTTCGGCTGCATCGACTCGGACGCGTCCGGCAAGATCACCCGCTTTCTGGAGAAGCCGTCCGAGCCGCCGCACGTGCCGGACGACCCGGACGTCACGTTCGCCTCGATGGGCAACTACGTCTTCACGACCGAGGCGCTGCTCGACGCGCTGCGCGGGGACGCGTTGAACCCGGACTCCGACCACGACATGGGCGGCGACATCATCCCCATGCTCGTCGACCGCGGTAAGGCGCACGTCTACGACTTCCAGGACAACGAGGTGCCCGGCGCCACCGACCGCGACCGCGGCTACTGGCGCGACGTGGGAACCATCGACGCCTACTACGACGCCCACATGGACCTGGTCTCGGTCCACCCGATCTTCAACCTCTACAACCAGCTGTGGCCCATCCGCACCGCCACGCCGCCGCTGCCGCCCGCCAAGTTCATCGCCGGCGGATCCGCCGAGGACTCGATGGTCGGCCCCGGCTCGATCATCTCCGGCAAGATCCACGGCTCGGTGATCTCCTCGGACGTGACGGTCGAGGTCGGCTCGGTCGTGCAGGGCTCGGTGCTGCTGCCGGGCGTGCGCATCGGCAAGGGCGCGGTCGTGCGGCGGGCGATCCTGGACAAGAACGTCGTGGTGCCCGACGGCGCGCTGATCGGCGTGGACGCGCCGATGGACCGTGAGCGCTACACGGTGTCCGCGAGCGGCGTCACCGTCCTCGGCAAGGGCGTCCGCGCCTACTAG
- a CDS encoding anti-sigma factor family protein has protein sequence MTDLRGWGLPEQHLLPDAVVAFVDGELSSVAHERVSAHIQHCGFCAFETYSQQQARAAVRTASAPTASASLLDRLGAIPQEVELPSAPDGLAITEDGQFVAVQRTDKPAFGSGPVLGSSKPLGSQGWFSGRRARQGAGVVVSGMLLGALAFATPDGEPKVPAQPAPLIHQDLSGALVGTR, from the coding sequence ATGACCGACCTCCGTGGTTGGGGCCTGCCTGAGCAGCACCTGTTGCCGGATGCCGTGGTCGCGTTCGTGGACGGGGAGCTGTCCTCGGTCGCACACGAACGCGTCTCCGCGCACATCCAGCACTGCGGCTTCTGCGCCTTCGAGACCTACAGCCAGCAGCAGGCGCGCGCGGCCGTGCGCACCGCGTCGGCGCCCACGGCGTCGGCCTCGCTGCTGGACCGGCTCGGCGCCATCCCGCAGGAGGTGGAGCTGCCGTCCGCTCCGGACGGGCTCGCGATCACCGAGGACGGCCAGTTCGTGGCCGTGCAACGCACCGACAAGCCCGCGTTCGGCTCCGGCCCCGTGCTGGGGTCGTCGAAGCCGCTGGGCAGCCAGGGCTGGTTCAGCGGCCGCAGAGCCCGGCAGGGTGCCGGCGTCGTGGTGAGCGGCATGCTCCTCGGCGCGCTCGCGTTCGCCACGCCGGACGGTGAGCCGAAGGTTCCCGCCCAGCCGGCACCACTGATCCACCAAGACCTGAGCGGCGCGCTCGTCGGCACCCGCTGA
- a CDS encoding magnesium transporter MgtE N-terminal domain-containing protein, translated as MVAVNRIYIAQLAGLPVFGPDGEHVGKARDVVISLRIDRQPPRVLGMVVELATRRRIFVPMLRLTSIEPNAVTLATGSVNLRPFHQRVNEVLVIGEVLDAKVELEDGTTATVVDAAMELTRTRDWRMVKVAARQRTGRLGRRGPVQVWRWEDIGGLSVNELAGQPQGAQQLVAVFEGMRAADVANALHELPPKRRYEVADALDDERLADVIEELSEEDQKDVLSHLDEERAADILEAMNPDDAADLLAELSEVTKDRLLDLMEPEESAPVRRLLEYSFDTAGGLMTPEPIILTPDATIAEALARVRNPDLTPALASMVFVCRSPSATPTGRYLGCVHIQRLLREPPFDLVAGVLDTDLALLSPNASLSDVTRYFATYNLVCAPVIDESEHLLGAVTVDDVLDHLLPDNWRETGLSHA; from the coding sequence GTGGTGGCTGTGAACCGGATCTACATCGCTCAGCTGGCCGGACTTCCCGTCTTCGGCCCCGACGGCGAACACGTCGGCAAGGCCAGGGACGTCGTGATCAGCCTCCGCATCGACCGCCAGCCGCCGCGCGTGCTCGGCATGGTCGTCGAGCTCGCCACCCGCAGGCGGATCTTCGTGCCGATGCTGCGGCTCACCTCGATCGAGCCGAACGCCGTGACGCTCGCGACCGGGTCGGTGAACCTGCGGCCGTTCCACCAGCGGGTCAACGAGGTGCTGGTGATCGGCGAGGTGCTGGACGCCAAGGTGGAGCTGGAGGACGGGACGACCGCCACCGTCGTGGACGCCGCGATGGAGCTCACCCGCACCCGCGACTGGCGGATGGTCAAGGTCGCCGCCCGCCAGCGCACCGGACGCCTCGGCCGCCGTGGGCCGGTGCAGGTGTGGCGGTGGGAGGACATCGGCGGACTGAGCGTCAACGAGCTCGCGGGCCAGCCGCAGGGCGCCCAGCAGCTGGTCGCGGTGTTCGAGGGCATGCGCGCGGCGGACGTTGCCAACGCCCTGCACGAGCTGCCGCCCAAGCGCCGCTACGAGGTCGCGGACGCGCTCGACGACGAACGGCTCGCCGACGTCATCGAGGAACTGTCCGAAGAGGACCAAAAAGACGTGCTGTCGCACCTGGACGAGGAACGCGCCGCGGACATCCTGGAGGCGATGAACCCGGACGACGCGGCCGACCTGCTCGCCGAGCTCTCCGAGGTGACCAAGGACCGGCTGCTCGACCTGATGGAACCGGAGGAGTCGGCGCCGGTCCGCCGCCTGCTGGAGTACTCGTTCGACACCGCCGGCGGTCTGATGACGCCGGAGCCGATCATCCTCACGCCGGACGCGACGATCGCGGAAGCCCTGGCACGGGTGCGCAACCCCGACCTGACCCCGGCGCTGGCGTCGATGGTCTTCGTGTGCCGGTCACCTTCTGCGACGCCGACCGGGCGGTACCTGGGCTGCGTGCACATCCAGCGGCTGCTGCGCGAACCACCGTTCGACCTGGTCGCCGGAGTCCTCGACACGGACCTCGCCCTGCTCTCGCCGAACGCCTCGCTGAGCGACGTGACCCGCTACTTCGCCACATACAACCTGGTGTGCGCCCCGGTGATCGACGAGTCGGAGCACCTGCTCGGCGCGGTCACCGTCGACGACGTGCTGGACCACCTGCTGCCGGACAACTGGCGCGAGACGGGACTGAGCCATGCCTGA
- a CDS encoding S1C family serine protease — translation MSQQSPNGQTPTPVSGVDDGEHRRLRPRPLVQPPVDPSYATAFGRPTGVDGAFATRDVQVPQVQSAPPPPESLVTAFGRQGSGELLQRPPGYQPSGNPDQDVDPVFWDGKPVADPWRDPAAGAVIGPPAVGEDPPDEPEKKQEPGPQLSVPELLFGRRVKPTALALLMVAALLVGSVGGLIGWLIGRAGNPLTDSTVTLAEVAEGKERPAGSVSDIAKRVTPSVVSIEFKGANVAGVGSGVVIDGGGYILTNDHVVAPAAQDSSAKLSAVFTDGTRAAARVVGRDPKTDLAVIKVEVTNPTVLQFGNSDELQVGDTVIAVGSPLQLSNTVTEGIVSALHRPVTAAGENGGPQVTYDAIQTDAAINPGNSGGALVDSRGALVGINSSIRTETGGSVGLGFAISGNQARKIGQELIRSGSVKHADMNVNVKSVSAETSEGAQVQNVPAGGAAAAAGIQEGDVITKIGDRMVRNAAELVVAVREHEIGETVQVVLARQGRELKIDVTLKSD, via the coding sequence ATGAGCCAGCAGTCGCCCAACGGCCAGACGCCCACACCTGTGTCCGGAGTGGACGACGGAGAGCACCGCAGGCTCCGGCCGCGGCCGCTCGTGCAGCCGCCGGTCGACCCCAGCTACGCCACCGCCTTCGGCCGCCCCACCGGCGTCGACGGCGCGTTCGCCACACGTGACGTGCAGGTGCCCCAGGTGCAGTCCGCGCCGCCGCCCCCCGAGTCGCTGGTCACCGCGTTCGGCCGCCAGGGTTCCGGCGAGCTGCTGCAGCGCCCGCCCGGCTACCAGCCCTCCGGCAACCCCGACCAGGACGTCGACCCGGTCTTCTGGGACGGCAAGCCCGTCGCCGACCCGTGGCGCGACCCGGCCGCCGGCGCCGTCATCGGCCCGCCCGCCGTGGGCGAGGACCCGCCGGACGAGCCGGAGAAGAAGCAGGAACCCGGCCCCCAGCTGAGCGTCCCCGAGCTGCTGTTCGGCCGCCGCGTCAAGCCCACCGCGCTGGCGTTGCTGATGGTCGCCGCCCTGCTGGTCGGCAGCGTCGGCGGCCTCATCGGCTGGCTGATCGGCCGCGCGGGCAACCCGCTGACCGACTCGACGGTCACCCTGGCCGAGGTCGCCGAGGGCAAGGAACGCCCGGCCGGCTCCGTCTCCGACATCGCCAAGCGCGTCACCCCCAGCGTGGTCTCGATCGAGTTCAAGGGCGCGAACGTCGCGGGCGTCGGCTCCGGCGTCGTCATCGACGGCGGCGGCTACATCCTCACCAACGACCACGTCGTCGCCCCCGCGGCCCAAGACTCCTCCGCCAAGCTGAGCGCCGTCTTCACCGACGGCACCCGCGCCGCGGCCCGCGTCGTCGGCCGCGACCCCAAGACCGACCTCGCCGTGATCAAGGTCGAGGTGACGAACCCGACCGTCCTGCAGTTCGGCAACTCCGACGAGCTCCAGGTCGGCGACACCGTCATCGCCGTCGGCTCCCCGCTGCAGCTCTCCAACACGGTCACCGAGGGCATCGTCTCCGCCCTGCACCGCCCTGTGACCGCCGCCGGCGAGAACGGCGGCCCCCAGGTCACCTACGACGCCATCCAGACCGACGCGGCCATCAACCCCGGCAACTCCGGCGGCGCCCTGGTCGACTCGCGCGGCGCCCTGGTCGGCATCAACTCCTCGATCCGCACCGAGACGGGCGGCTCCGTCGGCCTCGGCTTCGCCATCTCCGGCAACCAGGCCCGCAAGATCGGCCAGGAGCTGATCCGCAGCGGCTCGGTCAAGCACGCCGACATGAACGTCAACGTCAAGTCGGTCTCCGCCGAGACCTCCGAAGGCGCCCAGGTGCAGAACGTCCCCGCAGGTGGAGCCGCTGCCGCGGCCGGCATCCAGGAGGGCGACGTGATCACCAAGATCGGCGACCGGATGGTCCGCAACGCCGCCGAGCTGGTGGTCGCGGTCCGCGAGCACGAGATCGGCGAGACCGTGCAGGTCGTCCTTGCGCGCCAAGGACGTGAGTTGAAAATCGACGTCACCCTCAAGTCCGACTGA
- the sigE gene encoding RNA polymerase sigma factor SigE — MRTQSSSPEAVALVETADWTPPSWDAIVREHADRVYRLAYRLTGNQHDAEDLTQETFIRVFRSLASYKPGTFEGWLHRITTNLFLDMARRRSRVRMEALPEDNDRLEGDDLSPEEIYDENHLDPDLQAALDELPPEFRAAVVLCDVEGLSYEEIGATLGVKMGTVRSRIHRGRQALKVALERRRQESLLEDTA; from the coding sequence ATGCGCACGCAGTCGAGTTCGCCGGAGGCCGTCGCGCTCGTCGAGACGGCCGACTGGACGCCGCCCTCGTGGGACGCGATCGTTCGCGAGCACGCGGACCGGGTCTACCGGCTGGCCTACCGCCTGACCGGCAACCAGCACGACGCCGAGGACCTCACGCAGGAGACGTTCATCCGCGTCTTCCGCTCCCTGGCATCGTACAAGCCGGGCACCTTCGAGGGGTGGCTGCACCGCATCACCACCAACCTCTTCCTGGACATGGCACGCCGGCGCAGCCGCGTGCGCATGGAGGCGCTGCCCGAGGACAACGACCGCCTCGAGGGTGACGACCTGTCCCCCGAGGAGATCTACGACGAGAACCACCTCGACCCGGACCTGCAGGCGGCGCTCGACGAGCTCCCGCCGGAGTTCCGCGCGGCCGTCGTGCTCTGTGACGTGGAAGGACTCTCCTACGAGGAGATCGGTGCCACGCTCGGGGTGAAGATGGGTACCGTGAGGAGCAGGATCCACCGGGGCCGCCAGGCCCTGAAGGTCGCCCTGGAACGCCGTCGTCAGGAATCGTTGCTGGAGGACACTGCATGA
- a CDS encoding Mrp/NBP35 family ATP-binding protein: protein MTTTQPLPTAEDVRKALSGVQDPEIRRPITEIGMVKDVEVAADGSVVVGVYLTVAGCPMRDKITTDVTAAVSALDGVSSVRVDLDVMSDAQRTELRKTLRGGTEEPVIPFAQPGSLTRVYCVASGKGGVGKSSVTVNLAVAMAARGLSVGIVDADIYGHSIPRMLGADGRPTQVEKMIMPPQAHGVKVISIGMFTPGNTPVVWRGPMLHRALQQFLADVFWGDLDVLLLDLPPGTGDVAISVAQLVPNAEILVVTTPQIAAAEVAERAGSIALQTRQRVAGVIENMSWLEMPDGSRMEVFGAGGGAAVAESLTRAVGSDVPLLGQIPLDPRLRENGDAGTPIVQAVPDSAAAQVLSDVAKKLSVRSRGLAGRLLNVSPAGR from the coding sequence GTGACCACCACGCAGCCCCTCCCCACCGCGGAGGACGTCCGCAAGGCGCTCTCCGGTGTGCAGGACCCCGAAATCCGCCGTCCGATCACCGAGATCGGCATGGTCAAGGACGTCGAGGTGGCCGCGGACGGCTCGGTCGTGGTCGGGGTGTACCTGACGGTCGCGGGCTGCCCGATGCGGGACAAGATCACCACCGACGTCACCGCCGCCGTGTCGGCACTGGACGGCGTCTCGTCGGTCCGGGTCGACCTCGACGTGATGAGCGACGCCCAGCGCACCGAACTGCGCAAGACCCTGCGCGGCGGCACCGAGGAACCGGTCATCCCGTTCGCCCAGCCGGGCTCGCTGACGCGCGTGTACTGCGTCGCGTCCGGCAAGGGCGGCGTCGGCAAGTCCTCGGTCACCGTGAACCTGGCCGTCGCGATGGCCGCCCGCGGCCTGTCCGTCGGCATCGTCGACGCCGACATCTACGGCCACTCGATCCCGCGCATGCTCGGCGCCGACGGCCGCCCCACCCAGGTCGAAAAAATGATCATGCCGCCGCAGGCCCACGGCGTGAAGGTCATCTCGATCGGCATGTTCACCCCGGGCAACACGCCGGTCGTGTGGCGCGGCCCGATGCTGCACCGCGCCCTTCAGCAGTTCCTCGCGGACGTCTTCTGGGGCGACCTCGACGTCCTGCTGCTCGACCTGCCCCCCGGCACCGGCGACGTGGCCATCTCCGTCGCCCAGCTGGTCCCGAACGCCGAGATCCTGGTCGTCACCACCCCGCAGATCGCCGCCGCCGAGGTGGCCGAACGTGCGGGCTCGATCGCGCTGCAGACCCGGCAGCGGGTGGCGGGCGTGATCGAGAACATGTCGTGGCTGGAGATGCCCGACGGCTCGCGCATGGAGGTCTTCGGCGCGGGCGGCGGCGCGGCGGTGGCGGAGTCCCTGACCCGCGCGGTGGGTTCCGACGTCCCGCTCCTCGGCCAGATCCCGCTGGACCCGCGCCTGCGGGAGAACGGCGACGCGGGCACGCCGATCGTGCAAGCCGTACCGGACTCGGCGGCCGCTCAGGTCCTCTCCGACGTGGCGAAGAAGCTCTCGGTGCGCTCCCGCGGCCTGGCGGGCCGCCTCCTGAACGTCTCCCCTGCCGGCCGCTAG
- a CDS encoding DUF1003 domain-containing protein — protein sequence MPELLPRRRLDQPREPRGLRFSIDPDAFGQFSERLARFLGTGKFLFWQTLLVIAWITVNLVAVSLRWDPYPFILLNLAFSTQAAYAAPLILLAQNRQDDRDRVSLEEDRARAAQTKADTEFLARELAALRLAVGEVATRDFIRGELEKLVKEQDNRKKVRP from the coding sequence ATGCCTGAACTGCTGCCGCGGCGCAGACTCGACCAGCCGCGCGAACCCCGCGGCCTGCGCTTCTCCATCGACCCGGACGCGTTCGGCCAGTTCTCCGAACGGCTCGCGCGGTTCCTCGGCACCGGCAAGTTCCTGTTCTGGCAGACCCTGCTGGTGATCGCGTGGATCACGGTGAACCTGGTCGCGGTCTCGCTGCGCTGGGACCCGTACCCGTTCATCCTGCTGAACCTGGCGTTCTCGACGCAGGCCGCCTACGCCGCGCCGCTGATCCTGCTGGCGCAGAACCGGCAGGACGACCGGGACCGGGTGTCGCTGGAGGAGGACCGGGCGCGGGCGGCGCAGACGAAGGCGGACACCGAGTTCCTGGCGCGCGAGCTGGCGGCGCTGCGGCTGGCGGTGGGTGAGGTGGCGACGCGCGACTTCATCCGGGGTGAGCTGGAGAAGCTGGTGAAGGAGCAGGACAACCGCAAGAAGGTCAGGCCGTGA
- the tatB gene encoding Sec-independent protein translocase protein TatB has product MFDSIGWVEILIIVIAGLFILGPERLPSAAAWLGKTVRQVREYATGAREQLKQEMGPEFEQLRKPLEDLRELRNFDPKRAVTKHLFEDPEPTKANGYPTPATPTAPEQRPLAPGERPPYDPDAT; this is encoded by the coding sequence GTGTTCGACAGCATCGGATGGGTTGAGATCCTCATCATCGTCATCGCGGGTCTCTTCATCCTGGGGCCCGAGCGGCTGCCTTCGGCTGCGGCCTGGCTGGGGAAGACCGTGCGTCAGGTGCGCGAGTACGCGACCGGGGCGCGGGAGCAGCTGAAGCAGGAGATGGGGCCGGAGTTCGAGCAGTTGCGCAAGCCCCTCGAAGACCTGCGGGAGCTGCGCAACTTCGACCCGAAGCGGGCGGTGACGAAGCACCTGTTCGAGGATCCGGAGCCGACGAAGGCGAACGGCTACCCGACGCCGGCCACGCCGACCGCTCCGGAACAGCGCCCCCTCGCCCCCGGCGAACGCCCGCCCTACGACCCGGACGCCACCTGA